From the Luteolibacter arcticus genome, one window contains:
- a CDS encoding glycoside hydrolase family 31 protein produces the protein MASDEFSGNYMEKHRTALVAADFFPGSIRETRHPNAGVFEFLTDNGVLLRLQLLAEGIVRFRFSPDGRFDDDFSYAVDPAFTPALPEHEMIEFADGFALKTGTLSIRITRHGLKTTVTESATGKILCQDDKGFHWEDNKVFGGEVVKMGKICQHGEYFYGLGDKSCDLNLRGRHFELWGSDTYAYGPDTDPLYKNVPFYISLCHGRSYGIFFDNTFRTGFDFGSEKPNVTTFRAEGGEMNYYFLHGDTPLDVVRRYTRLTGMAEMPPLWALGYHQCKWSYYPETLFRGIAKGFRDRRIPCDALYLDIDYMDGYRCFTWDAERFPDPKRMVAELEKDGFKTVAIIDPGLKIDPGYPVWVEGVEKGYFCRRPDGNLMKGSVWPGLCHFPDFTRPEVRDWWADQFQGLIGDVGIHGIWNDMNEPAVFEDGTFPHDVRHDYDGHPCSHRKAHNIYGMQMIRATQDGLRRFGNGKRPFSITRSAYAGTQRFACGWTGDNVASWEHLNMANTQCQRLATSGMSFIGSDIGGFIETPSPELYLRWVQLAVFHPFFRTHSSGDHGDQEPWSFGEDTTDWVRRAIEMRYRLLPAVYTAFWQYVKDGTPMLRSLPLVEHQNPDAYWRSAEFYFGDHLYVVPILAEGEEGRFLYLPKADWFSYHDDARPKAVATDIWIECPIDRIPVFVRGGAVIPHWPLQQHTGEIPNPEPELRTWWKSGSETSRWYEDQGDGEAWKQGVYRDSTLRVDGHEGRIELTREWEGSWIPGYEVVHLTFCGIGSAEAELKVAIDGREVIALRGDDGRYRVPAPRDFQRATLEWAPVRVGRHHESSVEA, from the coding sequence ATGGCATCCGACGAATTCTCCGGCAACTACATGGAGAAGCACCGCACCGCGCTGGTCGCGGCGGACTTCTTTCCCGGCAGCATCCGCGAAACCCGGCACCCGAATGCCGGTGTTTTCGAGTTTTTGACCGACAACGGCGTGCTGCTCCGCCTCCAGCTTTTGGCTGAAGGCATCGTGCGTTTCCGTTTTTCCCCCGACGGGCGCTTTGATGACGACTTTTCCTACGCGGTCGATCCCGCCTTCACGCCGGCGCTGCCGGAGCACGAGATGATCGAGTTCGCCGATGGCTTCGCGCTGAAAACCGGCACGCTATCCATCCGCATCACCCGCCACGGGCTAAAGACCACCGTCACCGAGTCCGCCACCGGCAAGATCCTCTGCCAGGACGACAAGGGCTTCCACTGGGAGGACAACAAGGTCTTCGGCGGCGAGGTCGTGAAAATGGGCAAGATCTGCCAGCACGGCGAATATTTCTACGGCCTCGGCGACAAATCCTGCGATCTCAACCTCCGCGGCCGCCATTTCGAGCTGTGGGGCAGCGACACCTATGCCTACGGCCCGGATACCGACCCGCTCTACAAGAACGTCCCCTTCTACATCAGCCTCTGCCACGGCCGCAGCTACGGGATCTTCTTCGACAATACCTTCCGCACCGGCTTCGACTTCGGCAGCGAGAAGCCGAACGTGACCACCTTCCGCGCCGAGGGCGGGGAGATGAACTACTACTTCCTCCACGGGGACACACCTCTCGATGTGGTTCGCCGCTATACCCGCCTGACCGGCATGGCGGAAATGCCGCCGCTGTGGGCGCTGGGTTACCACCAATGCAAGTGGAGCTACTACCCGGAGACTCTGTTCCGCGGCATCGCCAAGGGCTTCCGCGACCGCAGGATCCCGTGCGATGCCCTCTATTTGGACATCGACTACATGGATGGCTACCGCTGCTTCACGTGGGACGCCGAGCGCTTCCCGGATCCCAAGCGGATGGTCGCCGAGTTGGAAAAGGACGGCTTCAAGACCGTCGCGATCATTGATCCCGGGCTCAAGATCGACCCGGGCTACCCGGTCTGGGTCGAGGGCGTCGAGAAAGGCTACTTCTGCCGTCGGCCTGACGGAAACCTGATGAAGGGCTCCGTTTGGCCCGGTCTCTGTCACTTCCCCGACTTCACCCGCCCCGAAGTTCGCGACTGGTGGGCGGATCAATTCCAAGGTCTGATTGGCGACGTCGGCATCCACGGCATCTGGAACGACATGAACGAGCCGGCCGTGTTCGAGGACGGCACCTTTCCGCACGACGTCCGGCACGATTACGACGGCCATCCCTGTTCGCACCGAAAGGCGCACAATATCTACGGCATGCAGATGATCCGCGCGACGCAGGACGGCCTGCGGCGGTTTGGCAATGGCAAGCGCCCCTTCTCCATCACCCGCTCGGCCTATGCCGGCACGCAGCGCTTCGCCTGTGGCTGGACCGGCGACAACGTGGCGTCGTGGGAGCACCTGAACATGGCAAATACCCAGTGCCAGCGGCTTGCCACATCCGGCATGTCCTTCATCGGCTCGGACATCGGCGGCTTCATCGAAACACCTTCGCCCGAGCTCTACCTGCGCTGGGTCCAGCTCGCGGTGTTCCATCCGTTTTTCCGCACACACTCGTCGGGTGATCATGGCGATCAGGAGCCATGGTCCTTCGGCGAGGACACCACCGATTGGGTGCGCCGCGCGATCGAGATGCGCTACCGCCTGCTGCCCGCCGTTTACACCGCCTTCTGGCAGTATGTGAAGGACGGCACGCCGATGCTGCGCTCATTGCCTTTGGTCGAGCATCAGAACCCTGACGCCTATTGGCGCAGCGCGGAGTTCTACTTCGGCGATCATCTCTACGTCGTGCCGATCCTGGCCGAGGGCGAGGAAGGTCGCTTCCTTTACCTGCCGAAAGCGGATTGGTTTTCCTACCACGACGACGCGCGACCGAAAGCGGTGGCCACCGACATCTGGATCGAATGCCCGATCGACCGCATCCCGGTCTTCGTGCGCGGCGGTGCGGTGATTCCGCATTGGCCGCTGCAACAGCACACCGGCGAGATTCCGAATCCCGAACCCGAACTGCGGACCTGGTGGAAGAGTGGCAGCGAGACCAGCCGCTGGTATGAAGACCAAGGCGACGGCGAAGCGTGGAAGCAAGGCGTCTATCGTGACTCAACTCTCCGCGTCGATGGGCACGAAGGACGCATCGAGCTGACCCGTGAATGGGAGGGCTCGTGGATTCCTGGCTATGAAGTCGTGCACCTCACCTTCTGCGGGATCGGCAGCGCCGAAGCCGAGCTCAAGGTGGCCATCGATGGCCGCGAGGTGATCGCGCTCCGCGGGGATGACGGACGCTATCGCGTCCCGGCGCCGCGGGATTTCCAGCGTGCGACTCTTGAATGGGCACCGGTCCGGGTGGGCAGGCACCACGAAAGCAGCGTGGAAGCCTGA
- a CDS encoding BPSS1187 family protein encodes MWCGLGLSLIGFSFAAPPAYKDPAPKRYDLTGRASVIDRRAKEHPEIGFIFEKDGKPQDVEHACVDTRVAPQGKLVIWLMGHNQGLFERVSGYGMHAIQVHYANGWFSKLYGGPPPEDDLFLSKIRLEAATGEDHSKAIDIPKPDGIMERSFQLLKWLDKEHPQGHWDQFLAPGGRGLAWDKVILAGISHGSTTAARMAKHVRVDRVVMFSGPRDQLEAWQSLPSVTPGERFFGFTHVLDDGWKNDHYCRSWQMLQLHDYGPQVNIDTATPPYSNSRRLITEADVKNDPNRAHGAVVPGGTSPKDKSGKLLYEDVWRYLFTHPVNEIGERTPPDPECRMQQRGT; translated from the coding sequence ATGTGGTGCGGCCTGGGGCTGTCACTGATCGGGTTCTCCTTCGCGGCTCCTCCCGCCTACAAGGATCCTGCACCGAAGCGTTACGACCTGACCGGCCGGGCCAGCGTCATCGACCGCCGGGCCAAGGAGCACCCCGAGATCGGCTTCATCTTTGAGAAGGACGGCAAGCCGCAGGATGTCGAGCACGCCTGCGTCGATACCCGTGTCGCCCCGCAGGGCAAGCTGGTCATCTGGCTGATGGGCCACAATCAGGGACTTTTCGAGCGGGTCTCCGGCTACGGCATGCACGCGATCCAAGTCCACTACGCCAATGGCTGGTTCTCCAAGCTCTATGGCGGCCCGCCGCCCGAGGACGACCTGTTCCTTTCCAAGATCCGCCTTGAAGCCGCCACCGGCGAGGATCACTCGAAGGCCATCGATATCCCGAAGCCCGACGGGATCATGGAGCGCTCGTTCCAACTCCTGAAATGGTTGGATAAGGAACATCCCCAGGGACATTGGGACCAATTCCTCGCTCCCGGCGGTCGCGGCCTCGCGTGGGACAAGGTCATCCTCGCCGGAATCTCCCACGGTTCCACGACCGCGGCCCGCATGGCCAAGCACGTCCGCGTCGATCGCGTCGTCATGTTCTCCGGCCCCCGCGACCAACTCGAAGCATGGCAAAGCCTGCCCTCCGTCACGCCCGGCGAGCGCTTCTTCGGCTTCACCCACGTGCTCGATGACGGTTGGAAGAACGACCACTACTGCCGATCCTGGCAGATGCTCCAACTCCACGACTACGGCCCGCAGGTCAATATCGATACCGCTACCCCACCTTACTCTAACAGCCGCCGCCTCATCACCGAGGCCGACGTGAAGAACGACCCCAACCGCGCCCACGGAGCCGTCGTGCCCGGCGGAACGTCGCCCAAGGACAAGTCAGGCAAACTTCTCTATGAGGACGTCTGGCGCTATCTCTTCACGCATCCCGTCAATGAGATCGGTGAACGCACGCCACCGGATCCCGAGTGCCGGATGCAGCAGCGCGGCACGTAA
- a CDS encoding glycoside hydrolase family 43 protein, whose amino-acid sequence MFRPLSISIALLAAVYAVETTFINPIAEGADPWVVKHGKQYVWCASEGNRGIALWVSDRLTSLGKKHVIWTAPESGPYAKEVWAPEIHLLDGRWHVYFAASDGNNANHLAYVLRSRDADPLSPYTLHGPFTTGDGTDGKSPNIWAIDMTVLEVGGKRYAIWSGWDAPGTDKQFLYIAPMKSPTELAGPRVLLAKNDEHLWERTEEKPESRGLAEGPQVLQNGGRTFVTYSTAASWLPTYKLGMLELTGKDPLDPKSWTKRPEPVFRGTEQTYGTGHSCFVKSLDDREWWHVYHAKRDRGTGWRRAIFVQPFTFGTDGLPDFGTPVAPGTVLPFPSGEALPTPKLPLAVDFTTGHPDGFSYYGHLQFFGFEKDGLHLGTVPAHPVNDYRSGEKLVLDGGNFTDFEASTTVRFVNGDRDAGLLFRVTAPSVGFDAQHGYFAGLLPRDKAVVLGKMDSKGWTEIRRAPVDLPAGATHQLGVTARGPEIKVTLGEKEVLTARDDSHAAGSVGVRVVDTHASFGGLKVRPLEGQ is encoded by the coding sequence ATGTTCCGCCCGCTTTCCATTTCCATCGCCCTGCTCGCCGCCGTCTACGCCGTCGAGACCACCTTCATCAATCCCATCGCGGAAGGAGCCGACCCCTGGGTGGTGAAGCACGGCAAGCAGTACGTGTGGTGCGCCTCGGAAGGCAACCGCGGGATCGCGCTGTGGGTCTCCGACCGGCTGACCTCGCTGGGGAAGAAGCACGTCATTTGGACGGCACCGGAAAGCGGGCCCTATGCGAAAGAAGTATGGGCGCCGGAAATCCACCTCCTTGATGGCCGTTGGCATGTCTATTTCGCCGCCTCCGACGGGAACAATGCGAACCATCTAGCCTACGTGCTACGCTCGCGTGACGCGGATCCGCTGAGCCCGTACACTTTGCACGGCCCCTTCACCACCGGCGATGGCACCGACGGCAAGTCGCCGAATATCTGGGCGATCGACATGACCGTGCTGGAGGTCGGCGGCAAGCGCTACGCCATCTGGTCCGGCTGGGATGCTCCGGGCACGGACAAACAGTTCCTCTACATCGCCCCGATGAAATCGCCCACCGAACTGGCCGGCCCGCGGGTGCTGTTGGCGAAGAACGACGAGCACCTCTGGGAGCGGACCGAAGAGAAGCCCGAGTCACGAGGCTTGGCCGAGGGGCCCCAAGTGCTCCAAAACGGCGGCCGAACCTTCGTGACCTACTCCACCGCCGCCTCGTGGCTCCCGACCTACAAGCTGGGAATGCTGGAACTCACCGGCAAGGACCCGCTCGATCCCAAGTCGTGGACCAAACGCCCCGAGCCCGTATTCCGAGGCACCGAGCAGACCTACGGCACCGGCCACAGTTGCTTCGTGAAAAGCCTGGATGACCGCGAGTGGTGGCACGTTTACCACGCCAAGCGCGACCGTGGGACCGGCTGGCGGCGCGCCATCTTCGTGCAGCCCTTCACCTTCGGCACCGACGGTCTGCCGGACTTCGGCACCCCGGTCGCACCCGGCACCGTCCTGCCCTTCCCCTCCGGCGAAGCCCTGCCCACCCCGAAGCTTCCGCTGGCGGTGGATTTCACCACGGGCCACCCCGACGGATTCTCCTATTACGGCCACCTGCAATTCTTCGGTTTTGAGAAGGACGGCCTGCACCTCGGCACCGTCCCGGCCCACCCGGTCAATGACTACCGCAGCGGCGAAAAGCTGGTGCTCGATGGCGGCAATTTCACGGACTTCGAAGCCTCGACCACCGTGCGCTTCGTGAATGGCGACCGCGATGCGGGGCTGTTGTTCCGAGTGACCGCTCCGTCGGTGGGCTTCGATGCCCAGCACGGCTACTTCGCCGGTCTATTGCCACGGGACAAAGCCGTGGTGCTGGGGAAAATGGACAGCAAGGGCTGGACGGAGATCCGTCGTGCGCCGGTGGACCTGCCAGCCGGAGCCACGCACCAACTCGGCGTCACGGCCCGCGGTCCGGAAATCAAGGTGACCCTTGGAGAAAAGGAAGTGCTGACGGCCCGCGACGATTCTCATGCTGCCGGATCGGTAGGCGTCCGCGTGGTCGATACCCATGCAAGCTTCGGCGGCCTGAAGGTGCGCCCGCTGGAGGGCCAGTAA
- a CDS encoding beta strand repeat-containing protein has product MINGSHTISAPLTLPENGLLASVENAASTLTLGGQIDGIGAFAKSGPGTLVVTGDAFYVGATSVGGGTLQVGNGSTSGAIFTPISNSGALSFNRSDEVILNYGISGTGSVTFAGTGKTILNVPNTFSGPTTITAGTVEIADGTALQNSTLTYSTTGGVVTFPDFLTSVTLGGLTGDRSFPVTNAIGDPVSLTVGQNNSTTSYAPSTTGTGGAFTKLGSGTFTLTGTHAFSGAATISAGLLSLDTGASFTAASVSTTAATGKLRVNGGTIHTTGGGNFENASAGFELVSGTATIDGAVTHQPNISSGNVFINVGGGTLNAGSVSLSRCNFTLGTAEPANGSTTNGLYIHNGGIVNVAGNVLLGNNANSSVSCRIESGGSLTVNGSTTVGTDSPDRWSILDVAAGSFTSTDAVGGVFLGVPTATNNSRGQAVMHVRGTGVAKAERFQFGQAALGGISTLRLSGGALYVGSGGMNIGSTGPIVAQLKLEGGTLGALGSSTSNVPVSLNGPAVVTGASDANAPHVMTFTGPTTGTGSLTKNGAGTVIFSSPSNSFSGPTLVSAGTLGLGGQTSGLITADAGTTLAPQGVLSATAGAVINGTLALTYDSEANPRVPRIISSAGTIALGANSTLVFSGSGTVAGGVHVLLKASGGVTGTFANVTGLPGGFDLNYAYDDDANVATPPVVAIINPSAVTPFQSWIETFVLNGDIPANQTDPEDDPDADGVDNITEFAFDGDPGDGSNNGRIFGLSEDGGDGDTQKQLLLTAAVRAGTPFTAGAPATGSSLDGLDYSIGGSTDLATFTAAVSVETTAVLPPNAPTLNSGWEWKTFSLDGSNGLTGKGFLRASATATAAP; this is encoded by the coding sequence GTGATCAATGGCAGCCACACCATTTCCGCCCCGCTGACCCTACCGGAGAACGGACTGCTCGCCAGCGTGGAGAATGCTGCCAGCACACTTACACTCGGTGGACAAATCGACGGTATCGGGGCCTTCGCCAAGTCCGGTCCCGGTACCCTGGTCGTCACCGGCGACGCCTTTTACGTTGGTGCCACGAGCGTGGGAGGAGGAACCCTGCAAGTCGGCAACGGCTCGACCAGCGGTGCGATCTTCACCCCGATCTCCAATAGCGGCGCGCTGAGCTTCAATCGCTCCGACGAGGTCATCCTCAACTACGGCATCAGCGGCACCGGCAGCGTAACCTTCGCCGGCACCGGCAAGACCATCCTCAACGTACCCAACACCTTCAGCGGCCCGACGACGATCACCGCCGGCACCGTCGAGATCGCGGATGGCACAGCGCTCCAGAACAGCACGCTCACCTACTCCACCACCGGTGGCGTGGTGACATTCCCGGACTTCCTCACCTCCGTCACGCTCGGCGGCCTGACCGGTGACCGGTCCTTCCCGGTCACCAATGCCATCGGCGACCCGGTGTCCCTGACGGTCGGCCAGAACAACTCGACCACCAGCTACGCCCCATCCACCACCGGGACGGGCGGTGCCTTCACCAAGCTCGGCAGTGGTACCTTCACGTTGACCGGAACCCACGCCTTTAGCGGCGCGGCCACCATCAGCGCCGGGCTTCTCAGTCTCGATACGGGCGCGAGTTTCACCGCCGCCTCCGTGAGCACCACGGCCGCCACCGGCAAACTCCGTGTGAATGGCGGAACCATCCATACCACCGGGGGCGGGAACTTCGAGAACGCCTCCGCCGGCTTCGAACTCGTCTCGGGCACCGCCACGATCGACGGTGCCGTCACCCATCAACCCAACATCAGCAGTGGCAACGTCTTCATCAATGTCGGCGGAGGCACGCTCAACGCGGGAAGCGTGAGCTTGAGCCGGTGCAACTTCACCCTCGGCACCGCCGAGCCTGCCAACGGCTCGACGACGAACGGCCTCTACATCCACAATGGCGGGATCGTCAACGTGGCGGGCAACGTGCTGCTGGGAAACAACGCGAACTCCTCCGTCAGTTGCCGCATCGAATCCGGCGGCAGCCTGACGGTCAATGGTAGCACGACGGTGGGAACCGACAGCCCCGACCGGTGGTCGATTCTTGATGTCGCCGCCGGATCTTTCACCTCCACCGATGCAGTGGGCGGAGTCTTTCTGGGGGTTCCGACGGCCACTAACAACTCAAGGGGCCAGGCCGTGATGCACGTCCGCGGCACCGGCGTGGCCAAAGCGGAACGCTTCCAGTTCGGCCAAGCCGCCTTGGGAGGCATCTCCACCCTCCGGCTGTCCGGCGGAGCACTCTACGTCGGCAGCGGCGGCATGAACATCGGCTCCACCGGCCCGATCGTCGCCCAGTTGAAATTGGAAGGCGGCACCTTGGGCGCACTGGGCAGCTCAACCTCGAACGTTCCAGTGAGCCTCAACGGCCCTGCCGTCGTCACCGGCGCGAGCGATGCCAATGCTCCACATGTGATGACCTTCACGGGCCCCACCACCGGCACCGGCTCCCTCACCAAGAACGGCGCGGGCACCGTGATCTTCAGCTCGCCGTCCAACAGCTTCTCCGGCCCCACACTCGTCAGTGCAGGCACGCTCGGTCTCGGCGGCCAGACGAGTGGACTGATCACCGCGGATGCCGGCACCACGCTGGCCCCGCAGGGAGTGCTCTCCGCGACCGCAGGTGCGGTCATCAATGGCACCCTCGCCCTCACCTACGACAGTGAAGCCAACCCCCGCGTTCCGCGGATCATCAGCTCGGCTGGCACGATTGCCCTCGGTGCCAACTCGACGCTGGTGTTCAGCGGCTCAGGCACCGTGGCCGGAGGCGTCCACGTGCTACTGAAGGCTTCGGGCGGTGTCACCGGCACCTTTGCCAACGTCACCGGCCTGCCCGGTGGCTTTGACCTCAACTATGCCTACGACGACGATGCCAACGTTGCCACGCCGCCGGTAGTCGCCATCATCAATCCCTCGGCAGTCACTCCGTTCCAATCCTGGATCGAGACCTTCGTCTTGAACGGGGACATCCCGGCCAATCAGACGGACCCCGAAGATGACCCGGATGCCGATGGCGTGGACAACATCACCGAATTCGCCTTCGACGGCGATCCCGGCGACGGCTCCAACAATGGCCGGATCTTCGGCCTGTCGGAAGATGGCGGCGACGGGGACACCCAGAAGCAACTGCTGCTCACAGCCGCCGTGCGGGCTGGCACTCCCTTCACCGCCGGTGCCCCGGCTACCGGCAGCAGTCTGGATGGCCTCGACTACAGCATCGGGGGCAGCACCGATCTCGCTACCTTTACCGCCGCCGTGAGCGTGGAAACGACAGCCGTGCTGCCGCCAAACGCACCGACGCTCAATAGCGGATGGGAATGGAAAACCTTCAGCCTTGATGGCTCAAATGGCCTGACCGGAAAAGGCTTCCTGCGGGCCAGCGCCACCGCCACTGCGGCACCCTGA
- the phoU gene encoding phosphate signaling complex protein PhoU: protein MHSDTPHILREFDQAFGALRNEVISMAGQARLNLERAMQGLLERDLEKCKAVVADDDEVDEAEMTIDRIGMETLVRFHPVASDLRLVITSMKVASNLERISDHAVNIAKRARKMIARPACAEVPFIEPLYAMAGELLRDALSAYSDRNAQLGESLKARDKELDKLHKRLIATFSARLEEGGAGTEDFLHLIFVARSLERIGDLAVNIGEDAVYLDSARDIRHDKQRTAVVETPAE from the coding sequence ATGCACTCGGATACCCCACACATTCTCCGCGAATTCGATCAAGCCTTCGGCGCGCTCCGCAATGAGGTCATTTCCATGGCCGGCCAGGCCCGCCTCAATCTGGAACGTGCCATGCAGGGCCTGCTTGAGCGCGATCTGGAAAAGTGCAAGGCCGTGGTGGCCGATGACGACGAAGTGGACGAGGCGGAGATGACGATCGACCGCATTGGCATGGAGACGCTGGTCCGCTTTCATCCGGTCGCCAGCGACCTGCGGCTGGTGATTACTTCCATGAAGGTGGCGTCCAATCTGGAGCGCATCTCCGATCACGCGGTGAACATCGCCAAGCGCGCCCGCAAGATGATCGCCCGCCCGGCATGCGCCGAGGTGCCGTTCATCGAGCCTCTGTATGCGATGGCCGGGGAACTCCTGCGCGACGCCCTGTCCGCCTACTCCGACCGCAATGCGCAACTCGGTGAATCGCTGAAGGCCCGCGACAAGGAACTCGACAAGCTTCACAAGCGCTTGATCGCCACCTTCAGCGCGCGTCTTGAAGAAGGCGGGGCGGGAACCGAGGACTTCCTGCATCTCATCTTCGTGGCGCGCTCGCTGGAACGCATCGGCGACCTCGCGGTGAACATCGGCGAGGACGCCGTCTATCTCGACTCGGCCCGCGACATCCGCCACGACAAGCAGCGGACCGCCGTCGTGGAGACACCGGCAGAGTAG
- the pstB gene encoding phosphate ABC transporter ATP-binding protein PstB: MTSEHPVTPDPAPRTAADVPAIQVQGVDFSYGDKQVLKSVTLDVPNNQVVAFIGPSGCGKTTLLRCFNRMNDLVPGARVTKGSIIIEGANIADKSIDPVQLRRHVGMVFQKYNPFPRSIYDNVAYGPRTLGEKKKSTLDEVVEKSLRRAALWDEVKDRLNDIATGLSGGQQQRLCIARTMAVDPEIILMDEPCSALDPIATAHVEDLILSLREHYTIVIVTHNMQQATRVSDRTAFFYLGEMVEYDITRKIFENPAQKRTLDYISGRFG; encoded by the coding sequence ATGACGTCTGAGCACCCTGTGACGCCCGATCCCGCCCCTCGAACCGCGGCAGATGTGCCTGCGATCCAAGTCCAAGGGGTCGATTTCTCCTACGGTGACAAGCAGGTCCTGAAAAGCGTCACCCTCGACGTGCCGAACAACCAGGTGGTCGCCTTCATCGGGCCCTCCGGCTGCGGGAAGACCACCCTCTTGCGCTGCTTCAACCGGATGAATGACCTCGTCCCCGGCGCGCGCGTGACCAAGGGCTCGATCATCATCGAGGGCGCGAACATCGCCGACAAGAGCATCGACCCGGTTCAGCTCCGCCGTCATGTCGGGATGGTCTTCCAGAAGTACAATCCCTTTCCCCGCAGCATCTACGACAACGTCGCCTACGGCCCGCGCACGCTCGGCGAGAAGAAGAAGTCGACGCTTGATGAAGTCGTCGAAAAGTCACTGCGCCGCGCTGCCCTGTGGGACGAGGTGAAGGATCGACTCAACGACATCGCCACCGGGCTCTCCGGCGGCCAGCAGCAGCGGCTCTGCATTGCCCGCACCATGGCGGTCGATCCCGAGATCATCCTGATGGACGAACCCTGCTCGGCGCTCGATCCGATTGCCACCGCGCACGTGGAAGACCTGATTCTGAGCCTGCGGGAGCACTACACCATCGTCATCGTCACGCACAACATGCAGCAGGCGACGCGGGTATCGGACCGCACGGCGTTCTTTTATCTCGGGGAGATGGTCGAATACGACATCACGCGAAAGATCTTCGAAAACCCCGCTCAAAAGCGTACTTTGGACTACATCAGCGGCCGCTTCGGCTGA
- a CDS encoding DUF47 domain-containing protein, whose product MISIQRMFGKEDRFFTLLIASAEEARQSIVGLTHILRHEKAPSLDRFAEVRKKDKAITQEISDLLVKSFVTALEREDIEALSTALYKIPKTVEKFVERYLISQDKVSITDFNRHAVMLDEATGLVVEMIQALRKGMDIVKMKELNDRMQTIEGDADKLMLDCLKDL is encoded by the coding sequence ATGATCTCGATCCAGCGCATGTTCGGCAAAGAGGACCGCTTTTTCACCCTGCTCATTGCCAGTGCCGAGGAGGCCCGGCAAAGCATCGTCGGCCTCACCCACATTCTGCGGCACGAGAAGGCCCCCTCGCTCGACAGGTTCGCGGAAGTCCGGAAAAAGGACAAGGCCATCACCCAGGAAATCAGCGACCTGCTGGTGAAAAGCTTCGTCACCGCTCTGGAGCGGGAGGACATCGAGGCGCTCTCGACCGCCCTCTACAAGATCCCGAAGACGGTCGAGAAATTCGTCGAGCGCTACCTGATCTCGCAGGACAAGGTGTCCATCACCGACTTCAACCGCCACGCCGTGATGCTCGATGAAGCCACCGGACTGGTGGTCGAGATGATCCAAGCCCTGCGCAAGGGCATGGATATCGTAAAGATGAAGGAGCTCAACGACCGCATGCAAACCATCGAGGGCGACGCGGACAAGCTGATGCTCGATTGCTTGAAGGATCTCTAA